The Triticum aestivum cultivar Chinese Spring chromosome 7B, IWGSC CS RefSeq v2.1, whole genome shotgun sequence genome window below encodes:
- the LOC123161557 gene encoding uncharacterized protein produces MGNSGSTAPASLGKTHVPHFKWKVHDFSALLEMKATSAFSAAFDCSGYKWLLQVTPKHKQDVKGNPYVALSLKIAHACLELGHIVHAVFELSIFNHSKEKYCGCKASYNFDFKNAYSEQHCLIPLQELLKSSAFLVDDSCVFGVKILKIDVSSPEKKAVVVQKKATTVQNLFVQKKGFIKGTYSWTMSNFLELDLKHFVRSPTFEVGGHKWYIGMYPRGDKYSTDCLSLYLFVDTSDEVPSESGKVVEMTLSILNQKNGKYWTRTSGLWVCGHSWGWPNFTGLKKLKDPSAGYVVGSRCLVKADLAIVGSSNDVT; encoded by the exons ATGGGCAACTCCGGGAGCACAG CTCCTGCAAGCTTAGGAAAGACCCATGTTCCACATTTCAAATGGAAGGTCCATGACTTCTCAGCGCTACTTGAGATGAAGGCTACCTCAGCGTTCTCTGCTGCTTTTGACTGCTCTGGATACAAGTG GCTCCTGCAAGTGACTCCAAAGCACAAGCAAGATGTTAAGGGAAATCCATACGTGGCTCTTTCTCTTAAGATAGCCCACGCATGCTTGGAGCTAGGTCACATTGTGCATGCAGTGTTCGAGTTGTCAATATTCAACCATTCAAAAGAAAAGTATTGTGGATGCAAAG CTAGCTACAATTTTGATTTCAAGAATGCCTACTCGGAGCAGCATTGCTTGATTCCTCTTCAAGAGCTACTGAAATCATCTgcttttctagttgatgatagctgTGTCTTTGGTGTGAAGATATTAAAAATTGATGTCTCTTCTCCTGAAAAGAAAGCTGTTGTGGTTCAGAAGAAGGCTACCACAGTTCAGAATCTATTTGTCCAGAAGAAGGGGTTCATTAAAGGGACATACAGTTGGACCATGAGCAATTTCCTTGAATTGGACTTGAAGCACTTCGTCCGTTCTCCTACATTTGAAGTTGGCGGACATAAATG GTATATCGGCATGTATCCGCGTGGTGACAAGTACAGCACTGATTGCCTCagcttgtacttattcgtggatacCTCGGATGAGGTACCTTCAGAGTCTGGGAAGGTGGTTGAAATGACACTCTCCATCTTGAACCAAAAGAATGGGAAATACTGGACTAGAACTTCAG GTCTCTGGGTATGTGGACATAGTTGGGGATGGCCTAACTTCACTGGGCTCAAGAAACTCAAGGACCCGTCGGCAGGCTATGTTGTGGGATCCAGATGCCTTGTTAAGGCAGATCTCGCCATCGTTGGTTCATCCAATGATGTTACCTAA